Proteins from one Listeria innocua genomic window:
- a CDS encoding SDR family NAD(P)-dependent oxidoreductase produces the protein MNPFLKNKTVLITGASNGLGAEIARQVAASGGNVIITARSTEKLLDLQKDIHDNFSVEATYFTLDMTDFEQVKQVSAEINASYQIDVLVNCAGFGLFENAVDIPFETIEKMFDTNVLGLIQLTQLILPQMQARKAGHIINIASQAAKIATPKSTVYSATKYAVLGFSNALRLEIMPDKIHVTTINPGPIATNFFDVADKSGNYLETVGKLVLQPEKVARKTVQIMGTKRREINLPFVMNIATRLYQVMPQVIEFFGKGAFLKK, from the coding sequence ATGAACCCTTTTTTGAAGAATAAAACGGTATTAATTACCGGGGCTTCTAACGGTCTTGGCGCTGAAATTGCAAGACAAGTTGCTGCGTCCGGTGGCAATGTTATTATAACAGCCAGAAGTACGGAAAAATTACTAGATTTACAAAAAGATATACATGATAATTTTTCAGTAGAAGCGACTTATTTTACTTTAGATATGACTGATTTCGAGCAAGTGAAACAAGTCAGCGCAGAGATAAATGCTTCGTATCAAATCGACGTATTAGTCAACTGTGCAGGTTTTGGTTTATTTGAAAACGCGGTAGATATTCCATTTGAGACAATTGAAAAAATGTTTGATACGAATGTACTGGGCTTAATTCAACTCACACAACTGATTTTACCGCAAATGCAAGCACGCAAAGCAGGACATATTATTAATATTGCTTCCCAAGCTGCTAAAATAGCTACACCGAAATCAACTGTTTACTCAGCTACGAAATATGCGGTTTTAGGTTTTTCTAATGCACTTCGTTTAGAAATAATGCCAGATAAAATCCATGTTACAACGATCAATCCTGGCCCAATTGCCACAAACTTTTTCGATGTAGCGGATAAATCAGGAAACTATTTAGAAACAGTTGGCAAATTAGTGTTACAGCCAGAAAAGGTTGCGCGTAAAACAGTGCAAATTATGGGAACTAAGCGCCGCGAAATCAATTTACCTTTTGTAATGAATATTGCGACACGACTTTATCAAGTAATGCCACAAGTTATCGAATTCTTCGGTAAAGGGGCATTTTTAAAGAAATAA
- a CDS encoding ABC transporter ATP-binding protein, whose translation MKDLHTDNLQISYDKRIIVDGLDIAIPANKITALVGANGSGKSTILKTMSRLMKPSKGAVYLDGKKIHNEPTREIAKQLAILPQNPSAPDGLTVFELISYGRSPHQSSFKSITAKDREIIFWSLRVTNLTEFADRPIDSLSGGQRQRAWIAMSLAQETDVLFLDEPTTFLDMTHQLDVLNLLKQLNQSENRTIVMVVHDLNHASRYAHHMIAIKEGKVVAEGSPVNVMTEETLEDVFNIKADILIDPRSGVPLCLPYETCNGCEIVKELDSIAK comes from the coding sequence ATGAAAGACCTTCATACAGATAACTTACAAATTTCATACGACAAACGAATCATTGTTGATGGTTTAGATATAGCCATTCCTGCTAATAAGATAACTGCCTTAGTTGGGGCAAATGGTTCCGGGAAATCAACTATTTTAAAGACGATGTCCCGCTTGATGAAACCTAGCAAAGGCGCTGTTTATTTAGACGGCAAGAAAATTCATAATGAACCGACACGAGAAATTGCCAAACAATTAGCTATTTTGCCACAAAATCCTTCAGCACCTGATGGTTTGACGGTGTTTGAATTAATTTCTTATGGCCGCTCTCCGCATCAAAGCAGTTTTAAATCAATTACCGCAAAAGATCGGGAAATTATTTTCTGGTCATTGCGTGTAACGAATTTAACTGAATTTGCGGACCGACCGATTGACAGTTTATCAGGCGGACAACGCCAACGTGCTTGGATAGCAATGTCGCTCGCGCAAGAAACAGACGTACTATTCCTCGATGAACCGACAACCTTTTTAGACATGACTCACCAACTAGACGTCCTTAACCTACTCAAACAATTAAATCAATCAGAAAACCGTACAATCGTGATGGTTGTTCATGATTTAAATCACGCATCTCGTTACGCTCATCATATGATTGCTATTAAAGAAGGAAAAGTAGTTGCAGAAGGTTCGCCAGTTAACGTAATGACTGAAGAAACGTTAGAAGACGTATTTAATATTAAAGCCGATATTTTAATTGACCCACGCAGCGGTGTCCCTCTTTGTCTCCCATACGAAACTTGCAACGGGTGCGAAATTGTAAAGGAGCTTGATTCCATTGCCAAATGA
- a CDS encoding 5-bromo-4-chloroindolyl phosphate hydrolysis family protein, which translates to MTVFKKILAFTGSILLVIILGGILTSLIHSGLVIATIVIAVAAILFFFSSKAGDRAQMIATGLTKKEYKYIRTNLEEARVKIIRLQKIMTQNKALYSFQERNKTLLLTKRIYGIVKEEPKRFYEAEDFFFSHLDSLVELTEKYAFLEKQPVKDKKIYQTLSDTRTLLNDLSRVIEKDLFTLLNQDVNNLDFELEVAKNSISKQKKKFERGTKDDREQAK; encoded by the coding sequence ATGACCGTTTTTAAAAAGATATTAGCATTCACAGGTTCTATTTTACTTGTCATTATTTTGGGTGGTATTCTTACTTCACTTATCCATAGTGGCTTGGTAATTGCAACAATTGTTATCGCTGTTGCAGCTATCCTATTTTTCTTTTCATCTAAAGCTGGAGACCGGGCGCAAATGATTGCAACTGGATTAACCAAGAAAGAATATAAATATATTCGTACTAACTTAGAAGAAGCTCGTGTGAAAATTATCCGCCTTCAAAAAATCATGACACAAAACAAAGCGCTATATTCTTTCCAAGAGCGCAACAAAACACTTTTACTTACTAAAAGAATTTACGGCATTGTAAAAGAAGAACCTAAACGTTTTTATGAAGCAGAAGATTTCTTTTTCTCTCATCTTGACTCTTTAGTAGAGCTCACCGAAAAATATGCTTTCTTAGAAAAACAACCTGTAAAAGACAAGAAAATTTATCAAACGCTTTCTGATACACGCACACTTTTAAATGATTTAAGTCGTGTTATTGAAAAGGATTTATTTACACTTTTGAATCAAGATGTAAACAATCTCGATTTTGAATTAGAAGTAGCGAAAAACTCCATTTCCAAACAGAAAAAGAAATTCGAAAGGGGTACAAAAGATGACCGAGAACAAGCCAAGTGA
- the timR gene encoding macrodiolide transporter TimAB transcriptional regulator TimA, producing the protein MDEKRLKILEAAMEEFTEKGYQAASTNKICAKAGVSKGLIFHYFGSKEKLYIAAVSYAVDFATNEVSLEEKRWSDFVEMAIWSTKMKLDFNRKYPAIFGLIMQAYGNPPPELKGKLDCFFDKAIERSEAQMNQVLNEMQLKKDVNMDAARKVMEALFQHITEKSTVFLQRHPNATMEDFIPLANDFTEMMRIVEFGICEEKKDSGE; encoded by the coding sequence ATGGATGAAAAACGACTAAAAATTTTAGAAGCGGCGATGGAAGAGTTTACAGAAAAAGGCTATCAGGCAGCTAGTACTAATAAAATTTGTGCAAAAGCGGGCGTTTCCAAAGGGCTTATTTTTCATTATTTTGGCTCTAAAGAAAAACTTTATATTGCAGCAGTGTCTTACGCGGTTGATTTTGCGACGAATGAGGTTAGTTTGGAAGAGAAACGATGGAGTGATTTTGTCGAGATGGCGATTTGGTCAACGAAAATGAAACTGGATTTTAATCGTAAATATCCTGCGATTTTTGGTTTGATTATGCAAGCTTACGGAAATCCACCGCCAGAATTGAAAGGTAAATTAGATTGCTTTTTCGATAAGGCAATTGAGCGGTCTGAAGCGCAAATGAATCAAGTTTTAAACGAAATGCAGTTAAAAAAAGATGTGAACATGGATGCGGCGCGAAAAGTGATGGAAGCACTTTTTCAGCATATTACAGAGAAAAGTACGGTGTTTTTGCAAAGACATCCGAATGCGACGATGGAAGATTTTATTCCACTTGCCAATGATTTTACGGAAATGATGCGAATTGTCGAATTTGGTATATGTGAAGAAAAAAAGGATTCGGGCGAGTGA
- the timB gene encoding macrodiolide ABC transporter permease TimB, whose translation MNILHIEWKTRIKSLVVWSVVVIVILGVFMAFFPSMQSSGMQDLVNTKMNALPQDMMKILHMDSMADLTNIDAYFAYVFQYIFIAACVYAALIGAQALIKEETDGTIEFLYAQPITRSSLVFWKMVGNLLSFVAFWLITFVASVVLVLVLKPSGVDSGNLVMELVRVFSSELLVAAVFMSVGFMVSAVLRSAKQASPVALALVFLTYILGIMAGLNDNVDFFKYFSPINYAIPSEIMDKGITGTNALISCAVIIVAVAATFVLYKKKDLKV comes from the coding sequence ATGAACATCTTACACATTGAATGGAAAACAAGAATAAAAAGCCTTGTTGTTTGGTCCGTTGTAGTAATTGTGATTTTAGGTGTTTTTATGGCTTTCTTCCCTAGTATGCAAAGTAGTGGTATGCAAGATTTAGTGAATACGAAGATGAATGCACTTCCGCAAGATATGATGAAAATTTTGCATATGGATTCAATGGCGGATTTAACGAATATTGATGCTTATTTTGCGTATGTTTTTCAGTATATTTTTATTGCGGCATGCGTATATGCGGCATTGATTGGTGCGCAGGCTTTAATAAAAGAAGAAACAGATGGCACAATTGAATTTCTATATGCCCAGCCTATTACTCGGTCTAGTCTTGTGTTTTGGAAAATGGTTGGGAATTTATTATCTTTCGTGGCTTTTTGGTTGATTACGTTTGTGGCTTCTGTTGTGCTCGTTCTTGTTTTAAAACCAAGTGGGGTAGATAGCGGGAATTTAGTGATGGAGCTTGTTCGAGTGTTTTCAAGTGAGTTACTTGTTGCAGCTGTATTTATGAGTGTGGGCTTTATGGTGTCAGCAGTGTTACGTTCCGCTAAACAAGCTTCTCCCGTCGCTCTTGCTCTTGTTTTCTTAACTTATATTTTAGGTATAATGGCCGGGTTAAATGATAATGTTGACTTTTTCAAATACTTTTCGCCAATCAATTATGCGATTCCATCAGAAATTATGGATAAAGGGATTACTGGAACGAATGCACTAATTTCCTGCGCGGTGATTATTGTAGCGGTAGCAGCTACTTTTGTTCTTTATAAGAAAAAGGATTTGAAAGTATAA
- the rnz gene encoding ribonuclease Z yields the protein MELVFLGTGAGVPSRGRNVTSIALSMLNERNAIWLFDCGEATQHQVLRSHIKLSKLEKIFITHMHGDHIFGLPGLLSSRSFQGGDSDLTIYGPAGIAEYVETSLRLSGTRLTYKINFEEIEPGVIFEDEMFLVTADDLDHGVRSFGYRIVEKDKQGALNAEKLKADGVEAGPVFQKLKNGEIVTLADGRVIDGKNYIGEPQKGKIISIFGDTKETISELELAMNADILVHEATFEGDKAKMAGEYMHSTTLQAANLAKAANVKKLILTHISSRYDRDASKELLIEAKTVFENTEIAYDLAVFQVGE from the coding sequence ATGGAACTTGTTTTTTTAGGAACTGGAGCAGGCGTACCGTCGCGAGGCCGTAATGTCACATCCATCGCACTTTCAATGTTAAATGAACGAAACGCAATTTGGCTTTTTGATTGCGGGGAAGCAACCCAACATCAAGTTTTGCGAAGCCATATCAAACTTAGCAAGCTAGAAAAAATATTTATTACTCACATGCACGGAGACCATATTTTTGGACTACCAGGCTTATTAAGTAGCCGTTCTTTTCAAGGTGGAGACTCCGATTTGACTATTTATGGCCCAGCTGGAATAGCTGAATATGTCGAAACTTCCTTAAGACTCAGTGGAACAAGGCTTACATATAAAATCAATTTTGAAGAAATAGAGCCAGGTGTGATTTTTGAAGATGAGATGTTTCTAGTTACAGCTGACGATCTTGACCACGGCGTACGCAGTTTTGGTTACCGCATTGTTGAAAAAGATAAACAGGGCGCACTTAATGCTGAAAAACTAAAAGCAGACGGCGTCGAAGCGGGACCAGTTTTTCAAAAGCTAAAAAACGGCGAAATCGTAACATTAGCTGATGGACGCGTAATCGATGGTAAAAATTATATCGGTGAGCCACAAAAAGGGAAGATTATTAGTATTTTTGGTGATACAAAAGAAACTATTAGCGAACTAGAATTGGCAATGAACGCCGATATTTTGGTTCATGAAGCAACATTTGAAGGTGATAAAGCAAAAATGGCAGGAGAATATATGCATTCGACAACGCTTCAAGCGGCAAACCTTGCTAAAGCTGCCAATGTCAAAAAATTAATTTTAACCCATATCAGCTCAAGATATGATCGAGATGCAAGTAAAGAACTATTAATAGAAGCAAAAACTGTTTTTGAAAATACTGAAATAGCTTATGACTTAGCTGTTTTTCAAGTAGGAGAGTGA
- a CDS encoding toxic anion resistance protein: MTENKPSEETNELKDLVVEKEFNQTLDDLLANPFGSDGESAASIVNNETDAAPRLVDMLTETNKKQALELSKQIEPGNQAAILGYGAPAQAKLHDFSHSMLAHVQKQDVGPIGDIISDLMFRLQEADPDELAARNKNVFTKMFHRVKQSINEITSKYQKIGTQIDRIALKLEHSKKRLMEDNSFLEQLYDKNKDYFQALNIYIAAGELKLEEINTKMLPELRKKAEQTGDQMDYQEVNDLTQFADRLDKRVYDLRLSRQITIQQAPQIRLIQNTNQALAEKIQSSIMTAIPLWKNQVAIALTLLRQQQAVAAQRQVSETTNELLKRNADMLKTNAIETARENERGIVDIETLKETQSSLIETLQETLKIQQEGRAKRAVAEKELVTMEQELKERLLEMK; the protein is encoded by the coding sequence ATGACCGAGAACAAGCCAAGTGAAGAAACAAATGAATTAAAAGATTTAGTAGTGGAGAAAGAGTTTAACCAAACATTAGATGATCTTCTAGCTAACCCATTCGGATCAGACGGCGAATCAGCTGCAAGTATCGTAAATAACGAAACAGATGCGGCTCCCCGCCTAGTTGATATGCTTACTGAAACAAATAAAAAACAAGCGTTAGAGTTATCCAAACAAATCGAACCTGGAAATCAAGCAGCGATTCTTGGTTACGGAGCACCTGCCCAAGCTAAATTGCATGACTTTTCTCACTCGATGTTAGCTCATGTGCAAAAGCAAGATGTTGGACCAATTGGCGATATTATTAGTGATTTAATGTTCCGCTTGCAAGAAGCGGATCCAGATGAACTAGCTGCTCGCAACAAAAACGTCTTCACAAAAATGTTCCACCGAGTTAAACAATCCATCAATGAAATTACTTCTAAATATCAAAAAATTGGTACCCAAATTGACCGCATCGCGTTGAAACTGGAACATTCCAAAAAGCGTTTAATGGAAGATAACTCTTTCCTAGAACAGCTTTATGATAAAAATAAAGATTACTTCCAAGCACTTAACATTTACATTGCTGCTGGAGAATTAAAATTAGAAGAAATTAATACAAAAATGCTCCCAGAACTTCGCAAAAAAGCAGAACAAACTGGCGATCAAATGGATTATCAAGAAGTAAATGATTTAACACAATTTGCGGATCGACTTGATAAGCGTGTATATGATTTACGCTTAAGTCGTCAAATCACTATCCAACAAGCGCCGCAAATACGTTTAATCCAAAATACAAACCAAGCACTCGCTGAAAAAATTCAGTCTTCCATTATGACTGCAATTCCGCTTTGGAAAAACCAAGTAGCCATCGCGCTTACGTTGCTTCGTCAACAACAAGCCGTAGCCGCTCAACGCCAAGTTTCTGAAACAACGAACGAACTTCTAAAACGAAATGCCGATATGCTAAAAACAAACGCGATCGAAACAGCGCGTGAAAATGAAAGAGGTATCGTGGACATCGAAACACTTAAAGAAACACAGTCCAGCTTAATTGAAACCTTGCAAGAAACACTTAAAATCCAACAAGAAGGCCGTGCTAAACGTGCCGTAGCAGAGAAAGAACTAGTTACAATGGAGCAAGAACTGAAAGAACGTTTACTGGAAATGAAATAA
- a CDS encoding NAD(P)/FAD-dependent oxidoreductase, producing MPNEVYDVTIIGGGPIGLFSAFYSGLRSMKTKIIDAEPDVGGKVRYFFPEKIIRDIGGIPAITGANLVANLKEQAETFHPTIVCNERVVDVTKLTDGVFQLTSHNGSIHFSKTVVIATGSGTFEVNKLEAMHVDDFPLAINYDVKNLEQFRDKIVTVSGGGNSAIDWAQTLEPIAKKVHLIYRGEDFKAHEESVRELKNSRVEIHIHHEIKELIGANNQLASINICCNQTQVTKTIETEALFINHGVKVDLGTMAEWGFELADFGIVVDDEMKTTVPGIFACGDSATYSRKIRIIAAGLHEGPIAINSAKKYLEPTARDEAMISTHHESFIG from the coding sequence TTGCCAAATGAAGTGTATGATGTAACGATTATTGGCGGCGGTCCAATTGGGCTATTTTCCGCATTTTATAGTGGTTTACGTTCCATGAAAACAAAAATTATTGATGCTGAACCAGATGTTGGTGGCAAAGTCCGCTACTTTTTCCCGGAAAAAATTATTCGTGATATTGGTGGAATTCCAGCTATTACTGGAGCTAATCTCGTTGCCAATTTAAAAGAGCAAGCAGAAACCTTTCACCCTACTATTGTATGTAATGAACGAGTAGTTGATGTAACTAAACTAACTGATGGCGTGTTTCAACTAACTTCACATAATGGCAGTATTCATTTTTCTAAAACGGTTGTTATCGCAACAGGAAGCGGCACTTTTGAAGTCAATAAATTAGAAGCAATGCATGTGGACGATTTCCCGCTAGCCATCAATTATGACGTTAAAAACCTTGAACAATTTCGCGACAAAATCGTTACGGTTTCTGGTGGCGGAAATTCCGCTATTGACTGGGCGCAAACACTTGAACCAATTGCAAAAAAAGTGCATTTAATATATCGTGGCGAAGATTTTAAAGCGCATGAAGAAAGTGTTCGTGAACTTAAAAATTCCCGCGTTGAAATTCATATCCATCATGAAATCAAGGAATTAATCGGAGCAAATAATCAACTAGCAAGTATAAACATTTGCTGTAACCAAACACAAGTTACTAAAACGATTGAAACAGAAGCACTTTTTATTAATCACGGTGTCAAAGTTGACCTTGGAACGATGGCTGAATGGGGCTTTGAACTAGCAGATTTCGGTATTGTTGTTGATGACGAAATGAAAACGACTGTACCAGGTATTTTTGCTTGTGGAGATAGCGCGACCTATTCACGAAAAATCCGCATTATCGCAGCTGGATTACATGAAGGTCCTATTGCGATTAATAGCGCCAAAAAATATTTAGAACCTACCGCAAGAGACGAAGCAATGATTAGTACCCATCACGAAAGCTTTATTGGTTAA
- a CDS encoding NUDIX hydrolase: MDSLEEKTLHTEKIFSGNVIELQVDDVELPNGEKSKREIVKHPGAVAIIPFSADGRMYLVEQFRKPLEKNIIEIPAGKMEPGEDPLVTAKRELEEETGFQSDDLTYLTSFYTSPGFASELLHIYVARDLRKMEHPLAQDADEFINLVKVTMEEAEQLIAQQFIHDAKTMYAIQYWKLQLLIEENE; the protein is encoded by the coding sequence ATGGACTCACTAGAGGAAAAAACGCTTCATACAGAAAAGATTTTTAGTGGAAATGTTATTGAATTGCAAGTAGATGATGTGGAGTTGCCGAATGGGGAAAAGAGCAAGCGCGAAATCGTCAAGCATCCCGGAGCTGTGGCAATTATACCTTTTTCAGCAGATGGAAGAATGTACTTAGTAGAACAATTCAGAAAGCCACTCGAAAAAAACATTATCGAAATTCCAGCCGGTAAAATGGAGCCGGGGGAAGATCCGCTCGTGACCGCAAAACGGGAACTAGAAGAAGAAACTGGTTTTCAGTCCGATGATTTAACATATCTCACTTCTTTTTATACATCACCTGGGTTTGCTAGTGAACTTTTACATATTTATGTAGCACGGGATCTTCGGAAAATGGAACACCCTCTAGCACAAGATGCAGATGAATTTATTAATTTAGTCAAAGTAACGATGGAAGAAGCAGAACAGTTAATAGCACAACAATTCATTCATGACGCAAAAACAATGTACGCGATACAGTACTGGAAATTACAACTATTAATAGAAGAAAACGAATAA
- the timA gene encoding macrodiolide ABC transporter ATP-binding protein TimA, translating to MEAIKVESLTKNYHKKRAIENVNLSVNEGELYGFIGPNGAGKSTTIKVLLNFIYATSGSATVLGKDVVKQSAEIKKMVGYVPSEVRYYPQMTANDIIHYAAKFHQIKNATQKMNRYYEMFSIDPKKRFGEMSLGNKKKVAIVAGLITEPQLFILDEPTNGLDPLMQHYLFKEMTERNKEGMTIFLSSHNLREVQEYCTRAAFIRNGNIIAVEDIANQQMTGKVIALKGTNLPLEKLTNAGARIIENETGKARLIFDDDIKTILPLLQEKEITDLTITNQELEDKFMTLYEGGEIK from the coding sequence ATGGAAGCAATTAAGGTGGAATCACTCACAAAAAATTATCATAAAAAACGAGCAATTGAAAATGTGAATTTGTCGGTAAATGAAGGCGAATTATACGGTTTTATCGGTCCAAATGGAGCTGGGAAATCAACAACTATCAAAGTCTTATTGAATTTTATTTATGCAACGAGCGGAAGTGCCACGGTTCTCGGAAAAGATGTAGTGAAACAGTCAGCAGAGATTAAGAAAATGGTCGGATATGTCCCTAGTGAAGTTCGCTATTATCCACAAATGACTGCAAATGATATTATCCACTATGCTGCTAAATTCCATCAAATCAAAAATGCAACACAAAAAATGAATAGATATTATGAAATGTTTTCGATTGATCCGAAAAAACGCTTTGGTGAAATGTCGCTTGGAAATAAGAAGAAAGTAGCGATTGTTGCTGGACTTATTACCGAACCGCAATTATTCATTTTGGATGAACCAACGAACGGCCTTGATCCTTTGATGCAACATTATTTATTTAAAGAAATGACCGAGCGGAATAAAGAGGGGATGACGATTTTTCTTTCAAGTCATAATTTACGTGAGGTTCAAGAATACTGCACGAGAGCGGCTTTTATTCGAAACGGGAACATTATCGCGGTGGAAGATATTGCCAATCAGCAAATGACTGGCAAAGTGATTGCACTCAAAGGGACGAATTTGCCCCTAGAAAAATTAACGAATGCGGGTGCAAGAATTATCGAAAATGAAACAGGCAAAGCACGACTTATTTTTGATGATGATATTAAAACAATTTTGCCACTATTACAGGAAAAAGAAATTACGGATTTAACGATTACAAATCAGGAATTAGAAGATAAATTTATGACACTATATGAAGGGGGAGAAATCAAATGA
- the dinB gene encoding DNA polymerase IV, with translation MDTSRKIIHIDMDAFYASVEQRDHPEFRGKPLIIGGDPNKRGVVATCSYEARKFGVHSAMPTRQAAKLCPNGIFIHGNMAHYVEVSNQIREIFSRYTDIIEPLSLDEAYLDVTENKKGMKSATMVAREIQQTIYRELGLTASAGVSFNKFIAKIASDFKKPAGITVVAPEEAEAFLEQIPVTKFYGVGKVTAEKLHRLGIETGADLKKWSEWDLIRELHKHGYQLYRHVRGRSNNIVNPHRDRKSVGKETTFEFNVLDNRILEQSLMKFAKKVEERLIKLQKHGKTVVLKLRYSDFTTITKRLTLNEYTNDANQIYQAAALLLRESYKGQDSIRLIGLTVTNLKPVYFENLRLEGL, from the coding sequence ATGGATACGAGTAGAAAAATTATTCATATTGATATGGACGCTTTTTATGCATCTGTAGAACAACGCGACCATCCTGAGTTCCGAGGAAAGCCGCTTATTATTGGTGGGGATCCTAATAAACGTGGAGTTGTTGCGACTTGTTCTTATGAAGCGCGCAAATTCGGTGTGCATTCAGCTATGCCCACCAGACAAGCCGCTAAACTTTGCCCGAACGGTATTTTTATTCACGGCAATATGGCTCATTATGTAGAGGTTTCTAATCAAATCCGCGAAATCTTTTCCAGATATACGGATATTATCGAACCACTCTCTTTAGATGAAGCTTATTTGGATGTAACTGAAAATAAAAAAGGAATGAAATCCGCCACAATGGTTGCACGTGAAATCCAGCAGACGATTTACCGCGAGCTTGGTCTAACTGCTTCTGCCGGCGTATCATTTAATAAATTTATCGCAAAAATCGCTTCTGATTTTAAGAAACCTGCTGGGATTACCGTGGTTGCACCTGAAGAAGCAGAAGCCTTTTTAGAACAAATTCCTGTAACCAAATTTTATGGGGTAGGGAAAGTGACAGCGGAAAAATTACATCGCCTTGGAATAGAAACTGGAGCAGATTTGAAGAAGTGGAGCGAATGGGACCTTATTCGTGAATTGCATAAGCATGGCTATCAGTTGTATCGACATGTTCGAGGTCGTTCGAATAACATTGTGAATCCGCATCGTGATCGCAAATCAGTAGGCAAAGAAACGACTTTTGAATTTAACGTATTGGATAACCGCATACTCGAGCAAAGTTTAATGAAGTTTGCTAAGAAAGTGGAAGAACGTCTCATTAAGTTACAAAAACACGGCAAGACAGTAGTACTAAAATTGCGCTATAGTGACTTTACCACAATTACCAAACGGCTTACTTTAAACGAATATACCAATGATGCGAATCAAATTTACCAAGCGGCTGCATTACTTCTACGAGAAAGCTACAAAGGACAAGATAGCATTCGTTTGATTGGACTTACCGTAACCAATTTAAAACCCGTTTATTTTGAAAATTTACGTTTAGAAGGACTTTAA